One genomic region from Mycoplasmopsis columbina encodes:
- the tyrS gene encoding tyrosine--tRNA ligase, whose translation MTLLEDLRARGILKQISNEEKFQQLIPSETAIYGGFDPTAQSLHLGNYILIATLKRFAQYGYKTYGLVGGATGMIGDPSFKDSERVLLDLEQVKNNKTKIVAQLEIHGLTVVDNYNFYKEMSILTFLRDAGKLINISSMLSKDSVSRRIEKGLSFTEFSYTLLQGYDFLQLYKNNNVKVQLGGSDQWGNIVTGLDMIAKVEGDDHKAVGITFDLLTDENGNKIGKSTGGGSLWLDKEMNSPFKMYQYLLNQSDAAVGKLLKWLTFLKLDEISDILERHNNNPKEHLAQKVLAGEVVKDLFGVQEALNAKKITEILYNKNFDFSTLKIHDLVIMEDYLPLLELNENDNLVEKLIEHKFLNSKREAREFISTKALKIDELEIDETTKYQPQKFGGKYAIFKKGKKQTILLKTK comes from the coding sequence ATGACTCTATTAGAAGATTTGAGAGCTAGAGGGATTTTAAAACAGATAAGTAATGAAGAAAAATTTCAACAATTAATTCCTTCAGAAACTGCAATTTATGGCGGATTTGATCCAACTGCACAAAGTTTGCACTTAGGAAACTATATTTTAATTGCAACATTAAAAAGATTTGCTCAATATGGCTATAAAACTTATGGATTAGTTGGAGGAGCCACAGGAATGATTGGCGATCCATCCTTTAAAGATTCTGAAAGAGTTCTACTTGATTTAGAACAAGTAAAAAACAATAAAACAAAAATAGTGGCACAATTAGAAATACACGGACTTACCGTTGTAGACAATTACAATTTTTATAAAGAGATGTCAATTTTAACTTTCTTAAGAGATGCGGGAAAATTAATTAATATATCTAGTATGCTTTCTAAAGATTCTGTATCAAGAAGAATAGAAAAAGGCTTGTCTTTTACAGAATTTTCATATACCTTATTACAAGGTTATGACTTTTTACAATTGTACAAAAATAACAATGTTAAAGTGCAATTAGGTGGTAGCGATCAATGGGGAAACATTGTCACAGGTTTAGACATGATTGCTAAAGTTGAGGGTGATGATCATAAAGCTGTTGGAATAACATTTGACTTATTAACAGATGAAAATGGAAATAAAATTGGAAAATCCACAGGCGGAGGTTCTTTATGATTGGATAAAGAAATGAATTCTCCTTTTAAAATGTATCAATATTTATTAAATCAAAGTGATGCAGCAGTTGGTAAATTATTAAAATGATTAACTTTTCTTAAACTAGATGAAATTAGTGACATTTTAGAAAGACATAATAATAATCCAAAAGAACATCTTGCTCAAAAAGTTTTAGCAGGAGAAGTGGTAAAAGATTTATTTGGTGTGCAAGAAGCATTAAATGCCAAAAAAATTACTGAAATTTTATATAACAAAAATTTTGATTTTTCTACCTTAAAAATACATGATTTAGTGATAATGGAAGATTATTTACCTCTTCTTGAGTTAAATGAAAATGATAATTTAGTTGAAAAATTAATTGAGCATAAATTCTTAAATTCAAAAAGAGAAGCAAGAGAATTTATTTCAACAAAAGCCTTAAAAATAGATGAATTAGAAATAGATGAAACTACTAAATATCAACCGCAAAAATTTGGCGGCAAATACGCTATTTTTAAAAAAGGAAAAAAACAAACAATTTTATTAAAAACAAAATAA